Within the Kluyveromyces lactis strain NRRL Y-1140 chromosome A complete sequence genome, the region GAAAAGCTACCAAACCTAAAAGAACTATACCTTGATGGACCGTTCTTAATTAATGAGGATACATGggttcaattcttcgaaTTGCTAAAGGGTAGACTTACTGCTTTTCATGTTTCCAATACCCATAGATTCAATGATAATGCATTGTCAGCTATGCTTCGAAATTGTGGATCGTCCTTGGAATCTCTAGGTCTAGCAACTCTAGATACTGTGACAAATTACGCCCTATTACCGCAATATCTTAACTCTCCTAATTTCCACACTTTGATCTTGGAAGAGCCATCTAGAGAAACAGATATTAATGACGAGGTTATTATAAGTTTGTTAGGATCCATAGGCCAGAACCTTAGGAAGTTGTCGCTCAATAGATGCACTGGCTTGACTGATAGCTGTATAATTAATGGATTTTTACCATTTTTGTCTAACTCAGGGCAATCAATCCTTACAGACTTGgaattagaagaattggatCAGATAACCACCGACGGCATAGTTCTATTATTCTCTTCGTTGCAGTTCcctttgttgaaaagatgtaGCTTGAAAAGATGTTTTGCTTTGGAGGATGCAGCCGTAGTTGAATTATTACTTAACTCCTCTTCCACCTTAGAAGAGTTGAATCTAAATGGTCTGAAATCCCTAACATCCAAAACTTTCACCTTCATGGCATGTCCTAACCTCAAGCAGCTAAATATAGGGTTTGTCCACTGTGTggataatgaaattgtGGAAAAGATATCCAAGGACAATGAAAAGCTCACTATTATTGAAGTTTATGGTGATAATCAAGTCACAGGCAAATGCTCTCCTCGGAATGGTGTAAGCATTATCGGAAGGCAAAGTGACAGTATATAAATGATTAAAAAAATTCTAGGATCATGAAAATGCTTGAGTGTGAGAATGCCCTTTCAGCTACTACTTTAAATAATCTATAGACATGtaatcatcaaatttagGTTTCTGATGGATCTTTTCTAAATTTCTAAAAGTAGGCAAAGGTGCTGGATTGAGCTGCTTCGATGCAAGCGTCTCTATTATAGTATTTTTAATTTGAGGCTTATCAATGAACAATCCAGGATGACCGTTCGATCTATACTTTTCTGATTTATACCAGTCCTTGGTTAGCTTGGCGTTCGGCCTCCATGTTGGgttgttgattttgaacCTATTGTGAACTATTGGGTCAAACCCAAAACGGGATTGCGATAAATTGGTTTCGTACTCGGAATAATCTGCATTGATTAGATAAAACCCTTGGAAATCTCGTACGATATCATTGATAACTTTTGTTGGTAATACGATCTCAGTGCCTAATTGATCGACAAACTTTGTTAATCTGGCGATATTTTTTTGAGTCTTTTCAAACTTGTAGTAAGTCAACCAAAATAAGACTGAAGTCTTGATCGGATCCAATTTGGCGAAGTATGTAAAGTGTTTCCTGCATTGAATGACGTTCTTCAATACCAGCCAATGCACTTTTATTAGTTCAACTACCAGTATCGGAAGAGTAGTGTCATTTAGCATGGCAAGCAACTGCTGGGAAATGTCGTGATTTTCCGTATCTGCATTCCCTGATAGGTACGCCTTGATAGTTTTATCCAAAAATGTAGCATATTTACTCTGTTGTTCCAAGATCTTTTTgtcttcatcattcaaagatgCTGCAAAATATCTTCTCTTGTGAAACCTTAAATATTTAATAGTTGAACTTGGATCATGTGGCCATTTAAGCTGGAACGTGTATAGAGCGTCCATATAGTGTTTGGAAGATAATTTATTATATGGATCCATATTACTttccaaatatttgatGTATTTTTGCTTGAAAGATTTATTATCAGCAGGAAGAGCCCGGAGTGCTCTTTCAAACAAGGGGAACGTACATTCGGGACCAAAAGTCCTTTCAGTCCAGTCAATATAGGCTCCCCAGAAATATTCGTATCTTAAACATGGAATCAAACATCTCTCAAACGTCGATTTTATTAATTCTGTACTGAACTCAGTGTTGTTGATTAAGAAAGATAGATAAGCATCCCAATTCTGAATCTCATTCTCGGGAAGCTCAGggatattgaaaaatggcTGTTTTATTTGTGATTCATATGTCCATATTTTGTTCACCTTCTCCTGGTTAGAAATAAATGTGGTATCCAAATGGATGCTTGATTCCCTATTAGCAAACTCTGGGTGATATTCCAAGAATTCCTTAAAGCTGGTGTAGTATCTTGCATATTGATGCAAAGGTTGCTGCATGACTTGTTTGTACACCTCAAATACGTTTTCCCAGTTCTGTAGTCTTGTTTCATATGCAATGTGCTTATCCCAAATATCGTGCGAGAGGAAATGAGATCCCACGAGGGATTCGCATTTCCTGAACTGGTTTCGTATCAGTTCACTATCATTCTGATTATGTGTTAGATAAACGTTCAACATATCAATCCAAAGATCTATCGACGTAGGGAACGAATGTAAAGATGCCTTTAAAGTAGAAATAGACCCTTCTAATCCATCTAGCTGATATTTCACCGCAACGTATCGTTTCCAGTAACCAAAAAATAACGGATACCTTCCCAATAACTCATCAAAAactttatatatattgcTCTTCACATGTTCATTGGGATTATTGTATTTCTGTACCAATGCTTCTGTACCAACCACCAGTTTGTCGATAGTAGTTATATCGTTCCAGTCAACAGAATTATAACTCTGCACCCATTCATCGTTATTCTTCAGAAAAGTTTGGTCTAATCCTTCAAACATTTCATAAAATCCCTAGTTTCCTTCTTAAATTTGATATGCAAACCCCTGCTGCCGACTTCACACTCAAAACGGCTCACGGATAGCAGCTAAAGGCTCTTGTTCTGTTTGGTGGCATCATGCATCTTTAACAGAGATTTATCTTAAAGAATTACAATAATACGGTTCTTTGcaattttgaatcattttgGAAGcatgaaagaaaaacaaacagaGATAAACGCGCCTAAATGAGTGTTTAAAAGGTAATTATTAACTTAGTCGAATTCTGGGAATCTCAGTGTTTTATAGGAGTGCTCGAAATGCAGAATTGGCGTCTCAACAGCGGTTTAAACAGCAATTAATATAGTATCACGTCTCACGAATATGATTATTTTGTTTAAGGTTAATAGATACATCAATGACGGAAGCATTAAAGGTATGTTCGAGATGTAAACAAAGGAATAAACAAGGGAAA harbors:
- the PRP39 gene encoding Prp39p (similar to uniprot|P39682 Saccharomyces cerevisiae YML046W PRP39 U1 snRNP protein involved in splicing contains multiple tetriatricopeptide repeats), whose product is MFEGLDQTFLKNNDEWVQSYNSVDWNDITTIDKLVVGTEALVQKYNNPNEHVKSNIYKVFDELLGRYPLFFGYWKRYVAVKYQLDGLEGSISTLKASLHSFPTSIDLWIDMLNVYLTHNQNDSELIRNQFRKCESLVGSHFLSHDIWDKHIAYETRLQNWENVFEVYKQVMQQPLHQYARYYTSFKEFLEYHPEFANRESSIHLDTTFISNQEKVNKIWTYESQIKQPFFNIPELPENEIQNWDAYLSFLINNTEFSTELIKSTFERCLIPCLRYEYFWGAYIDWTERTFGPECTFPLFERALRALPADNKSFKQKYIKYLESNMDPYNKLSSKHYMDALYTFQLKWPHDPSSTIKYLRFHKRRYFAASLNDEDKKILEQQSKYATFLDKTIKAYLSGNADTENHDISQQLLAMLNDTTLPILVVELIKVHWLVLKNVIQCRKHFTYFAKLDPIKTSVLFWLTYYKFEKTQKNIARLTKFVDQLGTEIVLPTKVINDIVRDFQGFYLINADYSEYETNLSQSRFGFDPIVHNRFKINNPTWRPNAKLTKDWYKSEKYRSNGHPGLFIDKPQIKNTIIETLASKQLNPAPLPTFRNLEKIHQKPKFDDYMSIDYLK